The following are from one region of the Rhodoligotrophos defluvii genome:
- a CDS encoding phosphatidylserine decarboxylase — MDILASIRAALTPIHREGYRFIAIFAVITLLLFWLVSDTLGWIGVILTLWCAYFFRDPDRVTPLREGLVISPADGRISAIQSVVPPPELGFGLEPRMRISIFMNVFDVHVNRAPVSGRVTRMNYIPGKFINAELDKASEDNERQAMVIEAADGTDIGMVQIAGLIARRIVPFVRPETQVQVGERVGLIRFGSRVDVFLPPGKTALVAIGQRAVAGETVLADLHSPEPERQARLG; from the coding sequence ATGGACATTCTGGCATCGATCCGGGCGGCGCTGACGCCAATCCACCGGGAAGGCTATCGCTTCATCGCCATTTTCGCGGTGATCACCCTGCTGCTGTTCTGGCTGGTTTCCGACACGCTCGGCTGGATCGGCGTGATTCTGACCCTGTGGTGCGCTTATTTCTTCCGCGATCCCGACCGGGTGACGCCCTTGCGCGAGGGGCTGGTGATCAGCCCGGCCGACGGGCGCATCAGCGCGATTCAATCGGTGGTGCCGCCGCCGGAGCTCGGCTTCGGCCTGGAGCCGCGGATGCGCATCTCCATCTTCATGAACGTGTTCGACGTGCATGTGAACCGGGCGCCCGTGTCGGGCCGCGTCACCCGGATGAACTATATACCCGGCAAGTTCATCAACGCGGAGCTGGACAAGGCGAGCGAAGACAACGAGCGCCAAGCCATGGTCATCGAAGCGGCAGACGGAACGGATATCGGCATGGTGCAGATCGCCGGGCTGATCGCGCGGCGCATCGTGCCCTTCGTGCGGCCGGAAACCCAGGTGCAGGTGGGCGAGCGGGTGGGGCTCATCCGTTTCGGCAGCCGCGTCGACGTGTTCCTGCCCCCGGGCAAGACGGCGCTGGTGGCGATTGGCCAGCGGGCGGTCGCAGGCGAGACGGTGCTTGCCGACCTTCATTCGCCCGAGCCGGAACGCCAGGCGCGGCTTGGGTGA
- the pssA gene encoding CDP-diacylglycerol--serine O-phosphatidyltransferase yields MEWRGSESLDPVQRSRERRLRRFKQVPVRFLLPNLITLLALCAGVTAIRLGVEGRFELAVGGIILAILLDALDGRIARLLKGTSRFGAELDSLADFVDFGVAPAVLLYLWSLHTLKSIGWIVCLVLAICCALRLARFNVALDDPDAPPYMSNFFTGVPAPAGAGLALAPLFLGFLGIIPDGRDAAWFILPYTAIIAVLMVSKLPTLSGKTLGQRVRRDIVLPILLLMVLFIALLISFPWHVLTALALAYLVMLPIGYRSYKRQAREYQLRLAAQRNGEAQASTPEAQ; encoded by the coding sequence ATGGAGTGGCGCGGCAGCGAATCGCTTGATCCGGTTCAGCGATCCCGCGAGCGCCGGTTGCGCCGCTTCAAGCAGGTGCCGGTCCGCTTTCTCCTGCCCAATCTCATCACCCTGCTGGCCCTCTGTGCCGGGGTGACCGCCATCCGCCTCGGTGTGGAAGGCCGGTTCGAGCTGGCGGTCGGCGGCATCATCCTGGCCATACTGCTCGACGCCCTCGATGGCCGCATCGCGCGCCTGCTCAAGGGGACCTCCCGCTTCGGGGCGGAACTCGATTCGCTTGCGGATTTCGTGGATTTCGGCGTCGCACCCGCGGTGCTGCTCTATCTCTGGTCACTCCATACGCTCAAGAGCATCGGCTGGATCGTGTGCCTGGTGCTGGCCATCTGCTGCGCCTTGCGGCTCGCGCGGTTCAACGTGGCGCTGGATGATCCCGATGCGCCCCCCTACATGAGCAACTTCTTCACCGGCGTGCCGGCACCGGCCGGCGCCGGCCTCGCCCTGGCGCCTCTCTTCCTCGGATTCCTCGGGATCATCCCTGACGGCCGCGACGCCGCCTGGTTCATCCTGCCCTATACCGCCATCATCGCGGTGTTGATGGTCAGCAAGCTGCCGACCCTGTCCGGCAAGACCTTGGGCCAGCGGGTGCGGCGGGATATCGTGCTGCCGATCCTGCTGCTGATGGTGCTGTTCATCGCGCTCCTGATCAGCTTTCCCTGGCACGTGCTCACCGCGCTGGCGCTGGCCTACCTCGTCATGCTGCCGATCGGCTACCGCAGCTACAAGCGCCAGGCCCGGGAATACCAGCTGCGGCTCGCCGCGCAGCGCAATGGCGAGGCGCAGGCCTCAACACCCGAAGCTCAATAG
- a CDS encoding MMPL family transporter produces the protein MLLSRMDIKLGAMAAAWAPRAARRPLLLVLCLVALACACAYLGYDRLDFDFRDTRIIARDVPFREDARAAEAQFPWIGGDGVVAVIESDDPVVARETASRLLAAVRDRPSLFSGVFAPGLGPFYEQNGLLLLSPQETEAVATRLQRWMPLIELLSTQPDLVGLATALDQLGIAAQMHIFPPEGTALLTELDRVVQSLMDGRPAVADWQGILVGDLNQNRQRWTISIGLEHQPEALAMLRRLAADPALTASGAARVSVLVSPGAGGLDLGRLTDWAVQALLLALGAVVVIVLLGVRSTELFLACVMASLFSLALIAGAAGLLLGTISLPGLILAIVLIGLSADGPLLAALRYREERLNGRDHDRALANAARSFGPPLLICALVMVVAFAAFWITDLAGIARLAMFAAVAMVIAWLVTMAAMPALLTLLPIAPRRPAPAVHTVLQAVGAALTAQPVRLAITLPIMIAAITALLLLPQVQFDRDLDYGASLPPQAAAHAVAKSLDEAQTLVARLEALPEVAGVTSVLSYIPGEQGTKLALLRGIQATLDQVGQEPEGSQIIAAGLQHGAEANALDQFTEAISGIARADVPPAARAAAQTLDGTMEKFIARAGDKTAAAAALDAALVGSLRETTAKIRTLAEASRISLDTLDPDLKRRYVSPAGDYLVEVKATGDLRQTDQLHRFANAVRAVAPGASGPAIDAVETGHFLKLSTLRVLAVAAAGIALLLLLLLPKAYDVFLVSVPIGLAGLILSGATVVMDLKIVPMALLALPVLIGIGVGNCVKMIMRARESIRFSGMSRPSTPRAVLWSMLATIAAAGVLLMSPVPMLVAVGQFLLIGVALLLVCIFLVLPTLVQLTQPRYRK, from the coding sequence ATGCTGTTGTCGCGTATGGATATCAAGCTCGGCGCCATGGCTGCCGCTTGGGCCCCCCGGGCGGCGCGCCGCCCGCTGCTGCTGGTGCTTTGCCTGGTCGCGCTGGCCTGCGCCTGCGCCTATCTCGGCTATGACAGGCTCGACTTCGACTTCCGCGACACCCGGATCATCGCCAGGGACGTGCCGTTCCGGGAGGATGCCAGAGCCGCCGAAGCCCAATTTCCATGGATCGGCGGCGATGGCGTCGTCGCGGTGATCGAGTCCGACGACCCGGTCGTCGCGCGCGAGACGGCAAGCCGTCTGCTCGCCGCTGTGCGTGATCGGCCGAGCCTGTTCAGCGGCGTGTTCGCCCCCGGCCTCGGCCCGTTCTACGAGCAGAACGGTCTCCTGCTGCTCTCTCCCCAGGAGACCGAAGCCGTGGCCACCCGACTGCAGCGCTGGATGCCGCTGATCGAGCTCTTGTCCACCCAGCCGGACCTGGTCGGCCTGGCCACGGCACTCGACCAGCTCGGCATCGCCGCCCAGATGCACATCTTCCCGCCGGAAGGCACCGCGCTGCTGACCGAGCTCGACCGGGTGGTGCAGAGCCTCATGGATGGCCGGCCCGCGGTGGCCGACTGGCAGGGCATCCTGGTGGGCGATCTCAATCAGAACCGGCAGCGCTGGACCATATCGATCGGGCTCGAGCACCAGCCCGAGGCGCTGGCGATGTTGCGCCGGCTGGCCGCCGATCCCGCGCTCACCGCGTCCGGTGCCGCCCGGGTCTCGGTGTTGGTGAGCCCTGGCGCCGGTGGTCTCGACCTCGGCCGGCTCACCGATTGGGCCGTGCAGGCGCTGCTGCTGGCGTTGGGCGCGGTCGTGGTGATCGTTCTGCTGGGGGTGCGCTCCACCGAGCTGTTTCTCGCCTGTGTCATGGCCTCGCTGTTCAGCCTTGCCCTGATCGCCGGTGCAGCGGGGCTCCTGCTGGGCACGATCTCGCTGCCCGGCCTGATTTTGGCCATTGTCCTCATCGGCCTGAGCGCCGATGGCCCGCTGCTCGCCGCCCTACGCTATCGCGAGGAACGGCTCAACGGCCGTGACCACGACCGTGCGCTTGCCAATGCAGCCCGCTCCTTCGGCCCGCCGCTTCTGATTTGTGCCCTGGTCATGGTCGTGGCCTTTGCCGCATTCTGGATTACCGATCTGGCCGGCATCGCCCGGCTGGCGATGTTCGCCGCCGTGGCGATGGTGATCGCGTGGCTGGTGACCATGGCGGCCATGCCCGCCCTGCTGACGCTGCTGCCGATCGCGCCGCGGCGCCCGGCGCCCGCCGTCCACACGGTCCTGCAGGCGGTGGGCGCCGCGCTCACGGCCCAGCCGGTCCGCCTCGCGATCACGCTGCCGATCATGATCGCTGCCATCACCGCGCTGCTGCTCCTGCCTCAGGTGCAGTTCGATCGCGATCTCGATTATGGCGCCAGCCTGCCGCCGCAAGCCGCTGCCCATGCGGTCGCCAAGAGCCTGGACGAGGCCCAGACGCTCGTCGCCCGCCTCGAAGCGCTGCCCGAGGTTGCGGGCGTGACCAGCGTCCTGAGCTACATCCCCGGCGAGCAGGGCACGAAGCTCGCCCTGCTGCGCGGCATCCAGGCGACCCTCGACCAAGTGGGCCAAGAGCCGGAGGGCTCGCAAATCATAGCCGCCGGCCTGCAGCATGGCGCGGAGGCGAACGCGCTCGACCAGTTCACCGAAGCCATCAGCGGCATCGCCCGTGCGGACGTGCCGCCGGCCGCCCGCGCCGCCGCGCAGACCCTGGACGGCACCATGGAGAAGTTCATCGCCAGGGCCGGTGACAAGACCGCCGCCGCCGCAGCGCTCGATGCGGCTCTCGTTGGCAGCCTGCGCGAGACCACGGCCAAGATCCGCACCCTTGCCGAGGCGAGCCGCATCTCGCTCGACACGCTCGATCCCGACCTGAAGCGGCGCTATGTCAGTCCGGCCGGCGACTACCTGGTCGAGGTCAAAGCCACGGGCGATCTCCGCCAGACCGACCAGCTCCACCGTTTCGCCAACGCCGTCCGTGCCGTTGCGCCTGGCGCAAGCGGCCCCGCGATCGATGCCGTCGAGACCGGCCATTTCCTGAAACTCTCCACGCTCCGCGTGCTCGCGGTCGCCGCCGCCGGAATAGCTCTCCTGCTGTTGCTGCTTCTGCCCAAGGCCTATGACGTGTTCCTCGTCTCGGTGCCGATCGGCCTGGCGGGGCTGATCCTCAGCGGTGCGACCGTGGTCATGGATTTGAAGATCGTGCCAATGGCTCTGCTGGCGCTGCCGGTCCTCATCGGCATAGGCGTGGGCAATTGCGTGAAAATGATCATGCGGGCGCGGGAGAGTATCCGGTTCAGCGGCATGAGCAGGCCAAGCACGCCGCGCGCCGTGCTCTGGTCGATGCTGGCGACCATCGCGGCCGCCGGCGTTCTGCTGATGTCGCCCGTGCCGATGCTGGTCGCGGTCGGACAATTCCTGTTGATCGGCGTTGCCTTGCTGCTCGTCTGCATTTTTCTCGTGCTGCCCACCCTGGTGCAGCTCACACAGCCCAGGTACCGGAAATAG
- the hpnH gene encoding adenosyl-hopene transferase HpnH, translated as MAVPFIQQARVGAYILKQKIVGNKRYPLVLMLEPLFRCNLACPGCGKIDYPKQILDKRLSVEECLQAVDECGAPIVSIPGGEPLIHKEIDQIVDGIIARKKFVYLCTNALLLKKKLDLFKPSPYLTFSIHLDGLKEEHDHAVAQEGTFDRAVEAIQEAVKRGFRVTVNCTLFNTANAERTAEFFDFVMGLGVEGITVSPGYAYERAPVQDHFLSRRQTKDLFRDIFRRGKQSATKWIFNQSSLYLDFLAGNQNYSCTPWGNPTRNIFGWQKPCYLIGEGYVSSFKELMETTDWDSYGTGKYEKCANCMVHCGFEPTAVNDTIAKPLKALKVWLGGVRTEGGMAPEIALDKQRPAQYVFESHVNQVLAEIHENPQQKQAKRAKVTLLDRTGSSDEMSKAS; from the coding sequence GTGGCAGTACCGTTCATCCAGCAGGCGCGCGTGGGGGCCTATATCCTCAAGCAGAAGATCGTCGGCAACAAGCGCTATCCGCTGGTGCTCATGCTCGAGCCGCTGTTCCGGTGCAATCTCGCTTGCCCCGGCTGCGGCAAGATCGATTACCCCAAGCAGATCCTCGACAAGCGCCTCTCGGTGGAGGAATGCCTGCAGGCGGTCGACGAATGCGGGGCGCCGATCGTGTCCATTCCGGGCGGCGAGCCGCTGATCCACAAGGAGATCGACCAGATCGTCGACGGGATCATCGCGCGCAAGAAGTTCGTCTATCTCTGCACAAACGCGCTGCTGCTGAAGAAGAAGCTCGACCTGTTCAAGCCGAGCCCTTACCTCACCTTTTCGATCCATCTCGACGGGCTGAAGGAAGAGCACGACCATGCTGTTGCGCAGGAGGGCACCTTCGACCGCGCGGTCGAAGCCATTCAGGAAGCGGTGAAGCGCGGCTTCCGCGTGACCGTGAACTGCACCCTGTTCAACACCGCCAACGCCGAACGGACGGCCGAGTTCTTCGATTTCGTCATGGGGCTTGGCGTGGAAGGGATCACCGTCTCGCCAGGCTATGCCTATGAGCGCGCCCCGGTCCAGGACCACTTCCTGTCGCGCCGCCAGACCAAGGACCTGTTCCGCGACATCTTCCGCCGGGGCAAGCAAAGCGCGACCAAGTGGATCTTCAACCAGTCGAGCCTCTATCTCGACTTCCTGGCAGGCAACCAGAACTATTCCTGCACGCCCTGGGGCAATCCTACCCGCAACATCTTCGGCTGGCAGAAGCCCTGCTATCTCATCGGCGAAGGCTATGTCTCCTCCTTCAAGGAGCTGATGGAGACCACCGACTGGGACAGCTACGGCACCGGCAAGTACGAGAAGTGCGCCAATTGCATGGTGCATTGCGGCTTCGAGCCCACCGCCGTCAATGACACCATCGCCAAGCCGCTCAAGGCCCTGAAGGTGTGGCTGGGCGGTGTTCGCACCGAAGGCGGGATGGCGCCGGAGATCGCGCTCGACAAGCAGCGCCCGGCCCAATACGTGTTCGAGAGCCATGTGAACCAGGTCCTGGCGGAGATTCACGAGAATCCGCAACAGAAGCAGGCCAAGCGCGCCAAGGTCACCTTGCTCGACCGGACCGGCTCAAGCGACGAGATGAGCAAGGCGAGCTAG